The Sorangiineae bacterium MSr11367 genome window below encodes:
- a CDS encoding SDR family NAD(P)-dependent oxidoreductase has translation MTAMEAKLRQRLEQAVVELQQRRQSAKEAEDAKEKARDPIAIVAMGCRFPGGVRTPDDLWELVRDGRDVVSGFPHNRGWNLDELYDPDPEAVGKTYAREGGFLHDADQFDPAFFGISPRETLAIDPQQRLLLELSWETLERAGIDSRSLPRSQTGVFVGICHSDYGARLTEAPDDLEGYVGIGSAPSAASGRIAYALGLEGPAISVDTACSSSLVAIHVACQALRQGECALALAGGVTVMATPGMFVGFSRQRAMSPDGRCKSFSADADGTGWSEGAGMLLLERLSDAQKHGHPVLALLRGSAVNQDGKSQGLTAPNGPAQQRVIRLALSHASLSPADVDAVEAHGTGTRLGDPIEAQAIFATYGQAHSRETPLWLGSLKSNLGHAQAAAGVGSVIKMVLALQHALLPKTLHAQSPSPHIDWSDGTVRLLQQAVPWTSNGCVEGPAGQAPHGRPRRAGVSSFGISGTNAHVIVEEAPPLHAPARPETPAAAPEIAMPMLLSAKSDAALRAQANRLHAHLLTHPELALADVASSLVTTRSLFEHRAAFVADGRDALLTALDGFARALPSSATEGRASATGKLAMLFTGQGSQHPGMGRAPYEAFPVFRDALDAVCAEFDPHLARPLRDVLFAIPGSPEASPIHETGFTQPALFALEVALFRLLESWGLRADFLLGHSIGELVAAHVAGVLSLRDACTLVAARARLMQALPPGGAMVALQASEDEIRPHLDPRVDVAAVNAPNSTVIAGDDEAVRAIALHFEGLGRKTSRLGVSHAFHSARVEPMLDDFRREAEKLSYALPRIPIVSNVTGRRIDPSDIASAEYWVRHARHAVRFLEGVRTLHSEGVTTFLEVGPHGILSPLAQACLEGELSFVHTLHEQRGVDALVSALGALHTRGIPVDWPAFFAPFHPQRVPLPTYAFQRERFWLDAPKPVRNQAPAGRYPLAGRRLDLPDGSVLHVVDVGPGAQPYLVDHAVHGHLVAAGAFHVAVLLAVAESHWPGQPLELRDVQFVRALTFDSPSDVVTLHVHLTPCEGDAPAFSATVSTSYDAAWTTHATATLSRGVERPAANHALTLGDDSAGVAGMLETLRELSVDWGPQWQWLRRLAQVRERTGLGYLEAPEGVPSDDAPLPGGLLDNAFGVGSVIGAAASRAEDSNRTPLLPFAIERVVWHGHRAMPCWAEFVRREDASLDADGSVGDLALWDANGAPVAAIVGLTGRRAPAERFLPSATARDLHRVAWVEAPSPPPEAPSEVTLLRFDPMSSANIVVDAHRATEDALEQLQAWLADERSASGTLVLLTHCAMAARPDEDVRDLVHAPLWGLVRSAQAEHPQRTILLVDTDDTDASRRALHGALDSSEPQLALRHGQRLVPRLARVASENIPSGPFFREGTVLVTGGTGALGALVARHLVKNHGVEDLLLVSRQGLAAPGAQALQRELESAGATVTIAACDASDRAALEALFAAIPSGRPLTAVIHAAGALDDGLVTALTPERLHHVLRAKLDSAFHLHELTRERDLDAFVLFSSLAGVLGSPGQANYAAANTFLDALAHHRKASDLPAIALDWGYWDQPSGLTSHLGQADRQRIARSGVRALSSDEGLALFDAALVRPDATLVPAALSPAFRGLVRNRAVPSSTSTPSSSLAQRLAGLPPAERERALSSVVYGEIASVMGLASTHAIEADGPLQELGLDSLMALELRNRIGAATGLRFHATLLFEQPTPAALTKFILAQLVDAGAASSSHTIASEVDKLESALMALHANEAAREMLTLRMRALVTKWTSERGAPDFAEKLDSANVDELFHILDQQFGGEPDVRGS, from the coding sequence ATGACTGCCATGGAAGCCAAGCTTCGCCAACGCCTCGAACAAGCCGTCGTCGAACTGCAACAGCGGCGGCAAAGCGCGAAGGAGGCGGAAGACGCGAAAGAAAAAGCGCGTGACCCGATTGCCATCGTGGCCATGGGTTGTCGCTTTCCGGGCGGTGTCCGCACGCCCGACGATCTCTGGGAACTCGTGCGCGACGGGCGCGACGTCGTTTCGGGATTCCCCCACAATCGAGGCTGGAACCTCGACGAGCTTTACGATCCGGATCCGGAGGCCGTGGGGAAGACCTATGCCCGCGAGGGCGGCTTTCTCCACGACGCGGACCAGTTCGATCCCGCGTTCTTCGGCATCAGCCCGCGCGAGACGCTCGCCATCGATCCGCAACAGCGACTCTTGCTCGAGCTTTCCTGGGAGACGCTGGAGCGGGCCGGTATCGATTCCAGGTCGCTTCCGCGATCGCAAACCGGTGTCTTCGTGGGCATCTGCCACAGCGACTACGGTGCGCGACTGACCGAGGCGCCGGACGACCTCGAAGGGTACGTCGGCATTGGAAGCGCGCCGAGTGCCGCCTCGGGGCGGATCGCGTACGCACTCGGGCTCGAGGGACCTGCCATCAGCGTCGACACGGCGTGCAGTTCGTCGCTCGTGGCCATTCACGTCGCTTGCCAAGCCTTGCGTCAAGGGGAGTGCGCCCTCGCACTCGCTGGCGGTGTCACCGTCATGGCCACGCCGGGGATGTTCGTCGGATTCAGCCGCCAGCGTGCCATGTCCCCCGATGGGCGATGCAAGTCGTTCTCCGCCGACGCCGATGGGACGGGATGGTCCGAGGGCGCGGGGATGCTTCTCTTGGAGCGGCTCTCCGATGCCCAGAAACATGGCCATCCCGTTCTGGCCTTGCTCCGCGGCTCGGCCGTCAATCAGGATGGAAAGAGTCAGGGGCTGACCGCTCCGAATGGCCCCGCGCAACAGCGGGTCATTCGCCTGGCGTTGAGCCACGCCAGCCTTTCACCCGCCGACGTCGATGCCGTGGAAGCGCACGGCACCGGCACCCGCTTGGGCGATCCCATCGAGGCCCAGGCCATTTTTGCCACCTACGGACAGGCGCATTCCAGGGAAACGCCGCTTTGGCTCGGGAGCCTCAAGTCCAATCTCGGCCATGCCCAGGCCGCCGCCGGCGTCGGCAGCGTCATCAAGATGGTCCTCGCGCTCCAGCACGCGCTCTTGCCGAAGACCTTGCACGCGCAATCGCCGTCGCCCCACATCGATTGGTCCGACGGAACCGTCCGCCTGCTGCAGCAAGCCGTCCCGTGGACCAGCAACGGCTGCGTTGAAGGGCCGGCGGGGCAAGCCCCGCACGGCCGGCCACGACGCGCCGGCGTGTCCTCATTTGGCATCTCGGGGACCAATGCGCACGTGATCGTCGAGGAAGCTCCGCCGCTTCACGCGCCGGCGCGGCCAGAGACACCTGCGGCGGCGCCGGAAATCGCCATGCCGATGCTCCTCTCGGCCAAGAGCGACGCGGCGCTGCGTGCGCAGGCGAATCGATTGCACGCGCATCTTTTGACGCATCCCGAGCTCGCCCTCGCGGATGTCGCCTCGTCGCTCGTCACCACGCGCTCCCTCTTCGAGCACCGCGCCGCCTTCGTCGCCGACGGCCGCGATGCGTTGCTCACGGCCCTCGATGGTTTCGCGCGAGCTCTCCCCTCTTCCGCCACGGAAGGCCGCGCCTCTGCGACCGGCAAGCTCGCCATGCTTTTCACCGGCCAGGGCAGCCAGCACCCCGGCATGGGGCGCGCTCCGTACGAGGCTTTCCCGGTCTTTCGGGATGCACTCGATGCGGTTTGCGCGGAGTTCGACCCGCACCTCGCTCGACCCTTGCGCGATGTCCTCTTCGCGATCCCGGGTTCGCCGGAGGCCTCGCCGATCCACGAGACGGGCTTCACGCAGCCGGCTCTCTTTGCCCTCGAGGTGGCGCTCTTCCGGCTGCTCGAGAGCTGGGGCCTTCGTGCCGATTTCCTCCTCGGTCACTCGATTGGAGAGCTCGTGGCCGCCCATGTTGCCGGCGTGCTGTCCCTTCGGGATGCATGCACCCTCGTGGCCGCGCGCGCGCGGTTGATGCAGGCGCTTCCCCCGGGCGGTGCGATGGTGGCCCTGCAGGCATCGGAAGACGAGATCCGGCCTCACCTCGACCCCCGCGTCGATGTGGCGGCGGTCAATGCTCCGAATTCCACGGTCATCGCTGGCGATGATGAGGCCGTTCGAGCCATCGCCCTGCACTTCGAGGGCCTCGGACGAAAAACCTCGCGGCTGGGGGTAAGCCACGCCTTTCACTCGGCGCGCGTCGAGCCCATGCTGGACGACTTCCGTCGCGAGGCCGAAAAGCTCTCCTACGCGCTTCCGCGCATCCCCATCGTCTCCAACGTCACGGGACGCCGCATCGACCCGTCCGATATCGCTTCGGCCGAGTACTGGGTGCGCCATGCCCGTCACGCCGTTCGCTTCCTCGAGGGCGTGCGCACCCTCCATTCCGAGGGCGTGACCACGTTCCTGGAGGTGGGCCCGCACGGGATCCTCTCGCCGCTCGCGCAAGCTTGCCTCGAGGGAGAGCTCTCCTTCGTTCACACCCTGCACGAGCAACGCGGCGTCGACGCTCTGGTGTCCGCGCTCGGCGCCTTGCACACCCGCGGGATCCCCGTCGATTGGCCGGCCTTCTTCGCACCGTTCCATCCGCAGCGCGTGCCGCTTCCCACGTATGCCTTCCAACGAGAGCGCTTCTGGCTCGATGCCCCGAAGCCCGTTCGAAACCAAGCACCCGCGGGGCGTTACCCGCTCGCGGGACGCCGGCTCGATCTTCCCGATGGCTCCGTTCTTCACGTCGTCGACGTCGGGCCGGGCGCTCAACCCTACCTCGTCGACCACGCCGTTCACGGACATCTGGTCGCGGCGGGCGCCTTTCATGTCGCCGTGCTTCTCGCGGTCGCCGAGTCCCACTGGCCGGGGCAACCTCTCGAGCTGCGCGATGTCCAATTCGTCCGCGCCCTGACCTTCGATTCACCTTCCGACGTCGTCACCCTCCACGTCCATCTCACGCCGTGCGAGGGCGATGCCCCTGCGTTCTCGGCCACGGTCTCCACCTCCTACGACGCCGCGTGGACGACGCACGCCACCGCCACGCTTTCCCGCGGTGTGGAGCGGCCGGCGGCCAACCATGCGCTCACCCTGGGCGACGATTCCGCCGGGGTCGCAGGCATGCTCGAAACGTTGCGCGAGCTCTCCGTGGATTGGGGGCCGCAATGGCAATGGCTTCGTCGCCTCGCCCAGGTGCGGGAACGGACAGGGCTCGGCTATTTGGAAGCCCCCGAAGGCGTGCCCTCGGACGATGCGCCCCTTCCGGGCGGGCTCCTCGACAATGCATTCGGGGTCGGCAGCGTCATCGGTGCCGCCGCAAGTCGCGCGGAAGACTCGAACCGTACGCCACTCTTGCCCTTCGCCATCGAGCGGGTCGTCTGGCACGGACATCGTGCGATGCCGTGCTGGGCGGAATTCGTCCGACGCGAGGACGCCAGCCTCGATGCGGACGGTTCGGTGGGCGATCTCGCATTGTGGGACGCGAACGGTGCTCCGGTGGCCGCCATCGTCGGCCTGACCGGGCGACGCGCGCCCGCGGAGCGGTTCCTCCCAAGCGCCACGGCCCGTGACCTCCACCGCGTGGCATGGGTCGAGGCCCCCTCGCCGCCACCCGAGGCGCCTTCGGAGGTCACCCTCCTTCGCTTCGACCCCATGTCCTCCGCCAACATCGTGGTCGATGCGCACCGTGCCACCGAAGACGCGCTCGAACAGCTTCAAGCCTGGTTGGCCGACGAGCGCTCGGCCTCGGGCACCCTGGTGCTGCTCACCCACTGTGCGATGGCCGCGCGCCCCGACGAAGACGTGCGCGATCTCGTCCACGCGCCTCTTTGGGGACTCGTCCGCTCGGCGCAAGCCGAACACCCGCAGCGAACCATCCTGCTCGTGGACACCGACGACACCGATGCCTCACGCCGCGCTCTCCACGGCGCACTCGATTCCAGCGAGCCCCAACTCGCCCTCCGGCATGGCCAGCGCCTCGTTCCGAGGCTCGCACGCGTCGCCTCCGAGAACATCCCGAGCGGCCCCTTCTTCCGGGAAGGCACGGTGCTCGTCACCGGGGGCACCGGAGCGCTCGGCGCGCTTGTCGCACGGCATCTCGTCAAGAACCACGGGGTCGAAGACCTCCTCCTCGTCTCGCGCCAAGGTTTGGCGGCTCCCGGGGCGCAGGCACTCCAGCGCGAGCTCGAATCCGCCGGGGCGACCGTTACCATCGCCGCCTGCGACGCCTCCGACCGCGCCGCGCTCGAAGCGCTCTTCGCCGCCATTCCCTCCGGCCGCCCGCTCACCGCGGTCATCCATGCCGCCGGTGCGCTCGACGATGGCCTCGTCACCGCGCTCACGCCGGAGAGACTGCACCACGTCTTGCGCGCGAAGCTCGATTCGGCGTTCCACCTGCACGAATTGACCCGCGAGCGCGATCTGGACGCCTTCGTTCTCTTCTCCTCGCTTGCCGGCGTCCTCGGAAGTCCGGGCCAGGCCAACTATGCGGCCGCCAACACCTTCCTCGACGCACTCGCCCACCATCGCAAGGCGAGCGATCTACCTGCCATCGCACTCGATTGGGGCTACTGGGACCAGCCATCGGGCCTCACTTCGCACCTCGGCCAGGCCGACCGCCAGCGCATCGCGCGCAGTGGCGTTCGCGCGCTTTCGAGCGACGAAGGGCTCGCCCTTTTCGACGCCGCGCTCGTTCGTCCGGACGCCACCCTCGTGCCCGCGGCCCTCTCACCGGCGTTCCGGGGGCTCGTTCGAAACCGCGCTGTGCCATCCTCGACGTCGACGCCGTCGTCCTCGCTCGCACAACGCCTCGCCGGACTGCCTCCGGCCGAGCGTGAGCGAGCGCTCTCCAGCGTCGTGTACGGCGAGATCGCCAGCGTCATGGGGCTCGCGTCGACCCACGCCATCGAGGCCGATGGTCCGCTCCAGGAGCTCGGGCTCGATTCGCTCATGGCGCTGGAGCTGCGAAACCGGATCGGGGCTGCCACCGGGCTGCGCTTTCACGCCACCTTGCTCTTCGAGCAGCCGACGCCCGCCGCGCTCACGAAATTCATTCTCGCGCAGCTCGTGGACGCGGGCGCCGCCTCGAGCTCGCACACCATCGCCTCGGAGGTCGACAAGCTCGAGAGCGCCCTGATGGCGCTCCATGCCAACGAGGCCGCGCGGGAGATGCTTACGCTTCGCATGCGGGCGCTCGTGACGAAGTGGACGAGCGAACGGGGCGCGCCCGATTTCGCGGAGAAGCTCGATTCCGCCAACGTCGACGAGCTCTTTCACATCCTGGACCAGCAATTTGGAGGCGAGCCCGATGTCCGCGGATCGTGA